One window from the genome of Paracoccus zhejiangensis encodes:
- the cobU gene encoding bifunctional adenosylcobinamide kinase/adenosylcobinamide-phosphate guanylyltransferase, with the protein MVKRAMIVLVTGGARSGKSALAEKLTLRNAESAVYIATAEARDDEMSARIAHHVARRGTGWHTVEAPHDLAAALEATDGQGPRLVDCLTLWLANCGSDADIGGLVDVLKRQRDPVVLVTNELGGGIVPDNALARDFRDRHGWMNQAVAEAADQVWMAVCGQPLRLKPARENDDFL; encoded by the coding sequence ATGGTTAAACGCGCAATGATAGTTCTTGTGACGGGGGGTGCGCGGTCAGGAAAGTCCGCGCTCGCCGAAAAGTTGACTCTGCGGAACGCCGAATCGGCGGTCTACATCGCCACGGCCGAGGCGCGGGATGATGAGATGTCGGCGCGAATCGCGCATCACGTTGCCCGCCGTGGAACGGGCTGGCACACGGTCGAGGCGCCGCACGATCTGGCCGCTGCGCTGGAGGCGACGGACGGGCAGGGGCCGCGACTGGTCGATTGCCTGACCCTGTGGCTGGCCAATTGCGGCTCGGATGCCGATATTGGCGGGCTGGTCGATGTGCTGAAGCGCCAGCGCGATCCGGTGGTGCTGGTCACTAACGAGCTGGGCGGCGGGATCGTGCCCGACAATGCCCTTGCGCGCGACTTCCGCGACCGGCATGGCTGGATGAACCAGGCCGTGGCCGAGGCCGCGGACCAGGTCTGGATGGCGGTCTGCGGCCAGCCCCTGCGGCTGAAACCTGCAAGAGAGAATGATGACTTCCTTTGA
- a CDS encoding peptide ABC transporter substrate-binding protein, whose translation MTKFLATTALALALAMPVHAAQVAEGDTLADNQELNFWILDAIKSMDPHKNTDKSGSYVLSQVFEGLMNEDAKGAMVPGAAESYEVSEDGLTYTFKLRDAKWSNGDPVTANDFVYGWQRAVNPATASEYAWFMELMNIVNATAVVKGEMTPDQLGVKAVDDKTFEVTLSTPTPYFIKTLSHTTTFPVNQKVVEEFGDNWTQPGNLVGNGAYKLDSHDLGVNLVVSKNDQYWDAANTIITKVDFITVNDQNVALTRYLAGELDWYNRLPAGQYPRLKQEYPDQASTSPQACSYAYIFNLSDKGPEALKDLKVREALALAVDRDIIVDKILQGGQTPAYYWTHWAIEGFEAPEIAMAAMTQPERLEKAKALLAEAGYGPDNPLKLTIQYNTSDDHKKLAVAVQQFWKGLGVDATLNNVEWKVHTDRLQNQDFEVARYAWCGDYNEASTFLDWFRTDGYNSGKWSNAEFDKLLADAKTSDNPAELYKQAEQILAAELPYVPVYHYANAQIVNSDLRGVPYENVMDNWYAKDMYRVAQ comes from the coding sequence ATGACAAAATTTCTTGCAACTACCGCGCTAGCACTGGCGCTGGCCATGCCGGTTCACGCCGCGCAGGTCGCCGAGGGCGACACGCTGGCCGACAACCAAGAGCTGAATTTCTGGATCCTCGACGCGATCAAGTCGATGGACCCGCACAAGAACACCGACAAAAGCGGCTCCTACGTGCTGTCGCAGGTCTTTGAAGGCCTGATGAACGAGGATGCCAAGGGCGCGATGGTGCCCGGCGCGGCCGAAAGCTACGAGGTCAGCGAAGACGGCCTGACCTACACGTTCAAGCTGCGCGACGCCAAGTGGTCGAACGGCGACCCGGTCACGGCGAATGACTTCGTCTATGGCTGGCAGCGCGCCGTCAATCCGGCGACCGCCTCGGAATACGCCTGGTTCATGGAGCTGATGAACATCGTCAACGCCACCGCCGTGGTGAAGGGCGAGATGACCCCGGACCAGCTGGGCGTGAAGGCCGTGGATGACAAGACCTTCGAGGTCACCCTGTCGACCCCGACCCCCTATTTCATCAAGACGCTGAGCCACACCACCACCTTCCCGGTGAACCAGAAGGTCGTCGAGGAATTCGGTGACAACTGGACCCAGCCCGGCAACCTGGTCGGCAATGGCGCCTACAAGCTGGACAGCCATGACCTGGGCGTGAACCTGGTGGTGTCGAAGAACGACCAGTACTGGGATGCGGCCAATACCATCATCACCAAGGTCGATTTCATCACCGTCAACGACCAGAACGTGGCGCTGACCCGCTATCTCGCGGGCGAGCTGGACTGGTACAACCGTCTGCCGGCCGGGCAATATCCGCGCCTGAAGCAGGAATACCCGGACCAGGCCAGCACCTCGCCGCAGGCTTGCTCCTATGCCTATATCTTCAACCTCTCGGACAAGGGTCCCGAGGCGCTGAAGGATCTGAAGGTGCGTGAAGCACTCGCGCTGGCCGTCGATCGCGACATCATCGTCGACAAGATCCTGCAGGGCGGCCAGACCCCGGCCTATTACTGGACCCACTGGGCCATCGAGGGCTTCGAGGCCCCCGAGATCGCCATGGCGGCGATGACCCAGCCCGAACGGCTCGAGAAGGCCAAGGCGCTGCTGGCCGAGGCCGGCTATGGTCCCGACAATCCGCTGAAACTGACCATCCAGTACAACACCTCAGACGACCACAAGAAGCTGGCGGTCGCGGTGCAGCAGTTCTGGAAAGGGCTCGGTGTCGATGCGACGCTGAACAACGTGGAATGGAAGGTGCATACCGACCGTCTGCAGAACCAGGACTTCGAGGTCGCCCGCTATGCGTGGTGTGGCGATTACAACGAAGCCTCGACCTTCCTCGACTGGTTCCGCACCGACGGCTACAACAGCGGCAAGTGGTCGAATGCCGAGTTCGACAAGCTCTTGGCGGACGCCAAGACCTCGGACAACCCGGCCGAGCTCTACAAGCAGGCCGAACAGATCCTGGCTGCCGAACTGCCCTATGTGCCGGTCTATCACTATGCCAATGCCCAGATCGTCAATTCCGATCTGCGCGGCGTTCCCTATGAGAACGTGATGGACAACTGGTACGCCAAGGACATGTATCGCGTCGCCCAGTGA